The window AAGCGTGGTTTGGAGGAAAAACGGACTGAAGGAATCGAGCAAATCAAAGCCTATCAGCAGCTTGCAGAGGTCAAAAAACTGCCCAAGCTGAAATCCTACCTCCTGCTCACTGACGGCAGTACGATTGAGGCTGTGGCTATAGAATGATACAAGTGATACAGGACAATACAGAATATTCTACAGATAGCGCTGTTTCCCATAAGGAATGCCAAGCTTCTTCATTCTATTCCTCAACGTACTGGGATTAACTCCCAAAAGAGCAGCCGCTCCATCTTCCCCATTCACCTTACCATCTGTTTGAGATAAGACAGAACGAATGTGCCGTGAGATAACACTATCCAGGTCAAGAGGTTGCTCTCTCTGATGCGATGGCATCTCCTCCGTATTTTTCTTTGTATCTACGGGATTAAGATGATCAAACGTCAACGGTCCTGCTGGGCTCAGGATCATGGCCCGCTCAACGATATTGCCCAACTCCCTGACGTTACCTGGCCAAGAGTAGCTCAGGAGAAAATCTATAGCTCCAGGAAAAATACTGGGCACTGCGGGTAAATTCAGTTCTTTGGTCTTTTGCCGAATAAAATATTGCAGCAAGGCCGGGATATCTTCTTTTCTCTCGCGAAGCGGTGGTATCTGGATGGGAAATACATTGAGGCGAAACCAGAGATCTTCACGAAATGTATTCTGTGCAACCATTTCCTCTAAATTGCGATTTGTCGCGGCAATAATTCGGATATCAAGAGGAATGGTTTCTACGCCTCCAACCCGTTCAATCTCCTTGCTCTGTAAGACCCGCAGCAAACGAACCTGAGCCTGCAAAGGAAGCTCCCCTATTTCATCAAGAAAAATTGTTCCCTTATTGGCCCGCTCAAAGCGACCACGTTTTTGCGTTACCGCTCCAGTAAACGCACCTTCTTCGTGCCCGAACAACTCACTATCGATCAGGCTCTCTGGAATGGCCCCACAGTTTACGCTCACAAAAGGGCCATCACTGCGGGATGAGGAATAATGAATAGTTTGGGCGATCACATCCTTGCCAACGCCGGTCTCTCCTAACAACAACACCGGGCTGTTCAGAGCCACAACCTGCTGGACTTTATACATGACATCCCGCAATCCGAAGTTCGCTCCAACTATTTCGTCGCCTGACAAACGGCGTAGCTCCCCCTGCAGGTAGCGATTGTCATCGGCAAGCAGGTCCTTCAGTTTAATTATTTCTCTATGCTTCAGAGTGTTTGACACGGCCACAAAAAAAGGCATCCTCAGGTTGGAATAGAGCTTTGCGTGTTGTTCGCTAAATCGGTTGTCCCCCTCGGCTATAACGACCAATGCTCCGGCGATTTCATCTTTGAGGAAGAGGGGCAGGCTCATGACAGATGAAGGTGGTTCACCAAGAGTCTTGAGCAGATGTTTTGTAACAGGTTCTTCTCGTGGGTTGTTGATGACCAGGACTGAAGGAAATGTTCCCTTTATCCACTCCTGGGCCAACATTGCCATTTTTGCTTTGCCCTCTTCGGTAAAGGGGATCAGCACATCCATTTTTTCACTCTTGTCGGCTGTTGCCCTTGCTATCATATGCATCG is drawn from Candidatus Electrothrix aestuarii and contains these coding sequences:
- a CDS encoding sigma 54-interacting transcriptional regulator translates to MDENEFFREATLRICGNLEIEKALFSALKYMRQVMPVDHMFFQFYDEEHNAMHILADASPECGRIVDLQVKLSVGARQELMQFREEFRHKKSKFVWLFRDNPRKQKLTDEIFNSLGYSTISLMVFPLGLKFQELLGGGSLILSSESESKFSQQHVELLSLVREPFAIALSNALKHRSELKLYDRDFFWEITTRICGNLEIEEGLRSCLELLSQYMPADSLYLERHERNFGAMHMIARATADKSEKMDVLIPFTEEGKAKMAMLAQEWIKGTFPSVLVINNPREEPVTKHLLKTLGEPPSSVMSLPLFLKDEIAGALVVIAEGDNRFSEQHAKLYSNLRMPFFVAVSNTLKHREIIKLKDLLADDNRYLQGELRRLSGDEIVGANFGLRDVMYKVQQVVALNSPVLLLGETGVGKDVIAQTIHYSSSRSDGPFVSVNCGAIPESLIDSELFGHEEGAFTGAVTQKRGRFERANKGTIFLDEIGELPLQAQVRLLRVLQSKEIERVGGVETIPLDIRIIAATNRNLEEMVAQNTFREDLWFRLNVFPIQIPPLRERKEDIPALLQYFIRQKTKELNLPAVPSIFPGAIDFLLSYSWPGNVRELGNIVERAMILSPAGPLTFDHLNPVDTKKNTEEMPSHQREQPLDLDSVISRHIRSVLSQTDGKVNGEDGAAALLGVNPSTLRNRMKKLGIPYGKQRYL